In the genome of Primulina tabacum isolate GXHZ01 chromosome 13, ASM2559414v2, whole genome shotgun sequence, the window TGCAAGCAGATATCTGTCGAATCCCAATCCATTGCATTGGAATGCTGTCAAGGACATTATGTACTTAAGAAGAATTAAGAATTTGTTATTGGTTTACGGGAGTGGAGAATTAAAAATTATGTACTTAAGAAGAATTAAGAATTTGTTATTGGTTTACGGgagtggagaattaaaattgaaagGATGTATTCAAACTCAATGGTGGTGTTGTCTTTTGGAAGACTTCCAAAAAAGATAGCAGAATAGATTCAACCACTAAGGccgaatacatagctgcatcagctgcagcaaaagaGGGTGTTTGGATGATGAATTTCGTTCAAGAGTTGTGTCTCATTCCTCAAatagttgatccagtcccggtctACTGCGATAACACCATTGTCTTTGcacaaaaaaatgaaatgacaTGTCATCAATGATACAGatatatactgaggaagtttcACATAATCCGGCAGATcgtgggaagaggagatatatTAATGGAGAGAGTCGTTTTTACAGATAACGTTGTCAATCTAGTGACGAATCCCCTGCCTgcaccattgtttgagaagcatcgtgaAGCAATGAGTCTGAACTCTATGGGTAGTTGGTTGTAGGGCAAGTAGGAGATTGTTAAAATAGGTGCCCAGCAAGGCAACCTGTGgtttgaaatttattgacttttatgtaaaaaaaatatttattttaataatattttatgatttatccaattatgacaaATAGTTTATCTATATTCTTATACAAACTGCATAAATAAAATCCTTGAacatacaataggtaccatgaggtgtGCCTTGAAACTCATTAGAAAGTGTatcatatattctaaacaggtttctAGTCGAATCACCCACCAAAAATAAGGATATAGGTCGCttgatattgagactagaatattttatataaacacATTGTTTCATTAGTAAGGACATGAAGATGTCCATTCATACATATAAGTGATCATTTGATGTACTAAAGAACCCTCCATCGGACTTTCAATTGGTTATCATTTATCAAGTGGAATATTTTGCGGTTATCgctgtacatcattagtcctttggCCTGGGATAACATAGAGGCTTTgcatactagcatgcacttttaTTCGTGTACCGACTCCATTGAGAGTCATCAAGTGACGAGATtggttatattttttaaatacgtAGGAGCCAATGCATTGTTGTCATAGATTCACCTATTTGCCTATGGGTGAGGAAATCCTATGTGATTTGattagttaatagtgcaaggaatctCTAGCTAGAGTAAGATATGTGTTTTAGGGAAGGTGGTTCTCTAGTTGCACATTATATGTCACTATTATCACTTAAAGATATATCACATCATTATTAGATTAATTTGCATGTATCTATATAACAATGGTTGTAGATTATATCGGTACATATACGTAGAAAGGACCATattgtatgctaaccataacttaaggttcttgcaTATACTATTAATGATACCTATGGGATGATCTATTGGGTGCAATCATATTTGAGTTCTGATGTTCTTGATCAAGGGGTTGAttaaaagaatgaggctaactatGGTACGCCCGAATAATAACAAATAAtgttctgaatcacatgaagttgtGAATTCATGAGTAGCTTTATCCTTAAATCATatttgagggtcacacaagtattagATTTTGTGTTCCCAATGAGATAGTCAAGTTCAAAAAGTTGAATTTGATGACTGTTGTTTTATGGAGATAAAACAGATTTTTTATAAAGGATTTTATAAATTGATTTCATATCAGGAAGATATGGAAGTTAGCTTAACATCTAATTAAGTGAGAAGAGAAGAACTTCATATTTCAGTGAATTAGTTCACTAAACAGGAAGCTACCAAACATAGATTATTGAAAAATTGTCCTTatgaattttcattttcatGAACGAGATTTGTATCATTGACATATCGACGTTGTCTCATCGATCgaagttataatgagttcacgattatttatttattaaatttataatatactAATTAAAGTAGAGTTGACTACTAAGTACCAAATTTAGTGAAATAGGTGTAGAAGAGTCtagaatatattaattaattgagtaattaaataaaatttatttaaatataaagtataaataaatatatttaatatatatatatatattatttattgattattaaatgttaataatgatttaattatacatgatatttttcaagaatATAAAACACATACATGAGAgattttaaataatgaaataatagttTCGTGAATCAAGTTTGATTCCTAATTTGATCAGGTaataaaaacttataaatatttattaattgttatataaaataatattacttttacACCAAAATCTTGTTCACCTCCTTCTCTCAACGCACATAGAGTTGACGGCCAACTAGAATTTTAAAGGGAAATTTGGCCTCTTCTTCCACTTTGCGCCATCGCCAGTCGCTTGTCAGATTTTTGAAATTCGGAGATCCAATCTCGACACAAGTTTAGTTTAGAACTCTACTGCGATCTACACTGAGGAATCCAGTTTCTGATCGTAAACCTTATTTTTACGATGGAAGGACGAATATTTGTTCGTAGAGATTTACAAAAAATACCTAATCACTTAATCTCGAACTGGTTTGGTATCCAACGTTAAATGTGCAGAGGTAAACAAATCTAAACACCCTACGAATGTTTTAAATCATGCAATGTCCAATGAATgtttttaacatcaaaacaaattttttaaacttttaacgCATCTTGAGTGCGAGAAAACAATACTCTAACAAGTGTACCAGAAGGAAGATCATCTACCCCTGAACATTAATCAAGCGAAGCTCGGATGCCCaatattgcaaaaaaaaaaatacaaaatcattatattaataactccaatattttttaaaaaaaattttaagttgtGCACTCAATTCAACCTGTCAAATTCTATGCAACCTGTCTCATTTGGTTATCTATCATGGAAGCTAGCCTTCAATCTGAAAGTACATCCCATTGCTCTTCCCGCTAATAGAATTAATATAAAAGTATATGTCAAATAGTAGGCTTCGATTATCAAATATAATCACCAAATTCTATCAATAAACCAATAAATTTCGATAAATTAGTAATTTCGtgtaagataaaaaaaaatttaaaaaccacTACTCCACTCACCTCTACAGAACGTCTTCAGTTGATAAATTTCAAGGGTCTCATCATAACATTGTCCTCGTGATCTAATATCTGAAAttcgaaaaataaattatataaaattccGATTTTATACATAGCCATAAAAACAACTACAAATAATCTATGATATATGTACTAAGAAGATATATGCACCCAATGGATCTTAAACACACAATCAAGAATCAACTTTCAAGCGGATTTAGATAGGGTTATGGTTTCTAATTATTCAAAATTTGgtattaattcaataaaaattggTCATTTTCGTATTTTAGcccttttaattaaaaatactgaTGCGCCACCAATAATCATTGTTGATATAACACCCGACATTATGCAAGAAAAGGACTAAAATGTGGAAAATGTCAATTTACTGCATTAAGACCAAATTTGACTAATTAGAGGACTAAAAATGCTTTGAAACTTTTCTAAAAGCAATATTTATCAtggtttaataaaatatttcgaTCATGAACGCATGAGGAATATTCAGTCTAttataagatatatatatatataatatattattaagtgtaaGACTCTTAGAGTAACTACCTTAGAAGACACCGATATATTTAATTCCATAATTAATCTTCTTACTCTGCTAAAAATCTTCTCAAGTCACACCATATTTTACATAGAAACAAGTATAAACAAAACTTCccttttaaatcgaacaactcttctaaattgaaaataatttcgtgttaattgtttaatattatttgatcaaatttaaaataataataacacatgcAACGCGTGTGCATCTTTTACTAGTGTCTATGAATATATAAGATTtgaaatgaaatgaatatattgAGATACTCACATGGCAATGGTACACATATCCAGGCTCTGCAGTTGCGTCAAAAGGGTATGATTCATTTGAATGAATAAACGAAAATCTGACCAATATCTTGGTCACATATCCAGGCATCATCTTATACACATTCTTCCATCCGTTCTCATGTGTAAGCACCTCTATTTTCTTGCCACGAGCATATTTATCGACTCGGCATTTGATCGCGTCGTTGATTTTCATCATACACTCTTTAAATTCATCTACGTTCACCAATTCCGTTTGATCCAAGGTTACAAAGAGTCCCAAATGGATGTGCAACGGGTGATTATCCTCCGTCAGATTGATCACGTTCCAAATCTCCGACGTACCCGCCTTAGGTGTCTCGGTGGCCGGTGCTTCGAATGGTTTTCCGTTTATGTATAACTTTGTAGGCTCGTCAGTGCTGCTCGTGTACTCGTACATCGCGATGTACCTCGTGATTGATGCACTCGATGGGTTCGGGGACGGATACTTGATCAACTCACGAGGAATTTTCGACCGGTCTATCTCATGGTTCGGTTTTATGACAAATTTCATGACTTTACTATTTGCATCGTTGACCGGATCGCCCGAAGGGTATGGGTAGGGTGCGTCATTAGATAAGATAGTCGAGTTCGAGTTTGAATTTGCGAAGTCAACGACCACATCAGCAATTTCAGATGGTGCTAGTAGAATGTTGTTGAGCAACACTGGCTTGTCATGGTAAGCTGAATCTGATCCAATATGAACGAATCCCAAGCTACCATCACTGAAATAAAATCTGAAAAACCTAGCGTTGCTTGCGTTGATTATTCTGAATCGATATTTTCTTCGTCGGACGATCATATAGGGCCACGCCTTCCCGTTGACCACGATGGCGTCGCCAAAATACTCCGGCTGCCACTGAGGATGTATCGAGGGATTGTTCCCGGTGGAATTCATGTATATCGAACCATCAGTGCGGAAGCTCCGATCGAACACCACTAACGGATGTTCGAACTCCTCATCGTTTGGGAGTCCCAATGGCTTCTCGACGTGTGGTTCTCGAATAATATAGGCCCCGGACAGGCCAGCCAAAATGTTAACCCTAGTCAATCCCATGGCATGATCATGGTACCATAATGTCCCCGGATGTTGTAAATTATGGTAGTGATATTTTTTCTTGGTCCATAACGGCCCACGCTCTTTGAACTTGGAAGTGAACCAGGAGGTTGAGTGCCCATCACTCTCGGGCTCTCCAATCCCACCGTGGACATGCACCACGGTTGGAATACCTTTTTTCGTGCGAGGTATGGCGGTCGGAATGGTTGGATCCCACGGCAAGATGTGCTTTGATGGAAGATAATTTTCCCAAGTTATATGAGTGTGGATTCCATGGAGGGCTTCAATTGTTGGGCCAGGAACTGTTGCGGATTTCTTTGATAGGCCATATGTGAAGACTGGGCTAGGAGGGAGGTCTCTATGAAATTTCtaccaaacaaaaaaaaaaggataCATAAGAAAAGGATAGTTAGgcgtatttaaaaaaaaaaattacaaaaacaaaTGTTTCTATTCCAAATGAATGAAATAGTGAATTGTTGTGcccttcataatttttttttttaaatttatccaTTAAGAAATCTTTATAATATTCATCCATATTTTCTATCCTTAAATTATGTCAGATCAAATAGTGGACAAGAAGTTGCAAGTCATTTAGCAGAACTTGCGCTATGTGCAGAGCAGTAAACGCCTCCAACGGAGCACCGTTACGGTTCCGACAGCCATTTTCAGTTCAAGCCCgccaatttttttcaaaaaataataaccaATTAAAAATATGAAAGGTGAGTCAATAATTGAGATTTCATATAAAAATACTATCAATGTTGTATAATAACAAATTGTCACatctaaaaaaaatcatataatattttattgttgtcAATTATATTTCGAGTAAAGAACAACGTACTGAAGCAATATAAATAACATAAAGAAAAACTTAATTATAAAAAAGAAAGTAGAAATGAAACATATTAAGAACACATCAAATATTATTCTCAAAATGCGTACTCTAAAAATAATTCACAAAAATTTAatggaaaattataattttttcttaaaaaaatcatCATGCCTCAACCTACAACCCAAACGAGCTGGCTTCTTTTGACCTGACTTCAAACGGGTCACAAAAATAGTTACTCAACCCATCAATTTTCTACTAGGCAAACTCGTCCGAAAGACTTAGCTCATTTTGACGACTCTAATTAACGATTAGGCATATACATTATGtgtaaaataataattgaaTACTATGTAGTGCATATATTTACAGATTCTTATGCTGTTTTGGGAATTATAAAAAAGTTTAACTATCACAGCAAAATTAGTTAGTAAAGTGAGTCTAGCTTTAATAAatagagtgtgtgtgtgtgtatagagGTGGCTTCAAGCTAGTTCAAGGGTACTACTCTAACATTAAATCTA includes:
- the LOC142522675 gene encoding multicopper oxidase LPR2-like is translated as MEIRVSFILCLVVLFQQGSFDVLGRGVNHNKLTSPSQLEMFVDELQDMPRIKGFDVVNGSPVPKSLHIGMFHKKWKFHRDLPPSPVFTYGLSKKSATVPGPTIEALHGIHTHITWENYLPSKHILPWDPTIPTAIPRTKKGIPTVVHVHGGIGEPESDGHSTSWFTSKFKERGPLWTKKKYHYHNLQHPGTLWYHDHAMGLTRVNILAGLSGAYIIREPHVEKPLGLPNDEEFEHPLVVFDRSFRTDGSIYMNSTGNNPSIHPQWQPEYFGDAIVVNGKAWPYMIVRRRKYRFRIINASNARFFRFYFSDGSLGFVHIGSDSAYHDKPVLLNNILLAPSEIADVVVDFANSNSNSTILSNDAPYPYPSGDPVNDANSKVMKFVIKPNHEIDRSKIPRELIKYPSPNPSSASITRYIAMYEYTSSTDEPTKLYINGKPFEAPATETPKAGTSEIWNVINLTEDNHPLHIHLGLFVTLDQTELVNVDEFKECMMKINDAIKCRVDKYARGKKIEVLTHENGWKNVYKMMPGYVTKILVRFSFIHSNESYPFDATAEPGYVYHCHILDHEDNVMMRPLKFIN